The following coding sequences are from one Salvia hispanica cultivar TCC Black 2014 chromosome 3, UniMelb_Shisp_WGS_1.0, whole genome shotgun sequence window:
- the LOC125213200 gene encoding helicase-like transcription factor CHR28 isoform X2 has translation MLEANAEEGSSGIVDVMFSADDESDDVYIDFDSFWELMGAPASPSQGNILEDLSFIDVPQAEIPGSSVLSPSHNSEASDSRTGSSDGISGSAGASSAIVGAGMREPSLQFSKAESCSITATDGISVQENGRSDSFIVGCPRTPSSCNQNDGGRPPSGTSNSCDPLGSYGTHHVTHDGESYADIHMNHDKDLIGYSGLDFHYENREDVSAIDGDRISLELSHTESSSCEINTVDIPDFTPENGGMHLFGSDGQSYDSRSSGFQSLACDGGRMVNAKDEGENFSDVSINAIPYMYVAASQFGDRTAECGSSRSVSLIGQVGFSYSRDMNALQAETKDLSPDSLSCIFSQTGGDTTNEIVSRASEVVDMACRKYHGDLSKQPAVKSIQWSPSGSFSSVSCENYISCREDEGEDMLLESDFLPQGMFGQTNNQKIGIVARDGNSDLLVSCQPGLWPLAPVKAEMNCQKMEIEVSEFNNLYLPNINYQRVQSNTLEPINLDDDSDLCILEDMSTPAVASKPVTINEKFLAASQYSTSIGPVDQMTMGHSRLRPNDERVIFQVAVQDLSQPKSEAIPPDGLAVALLKHQRIALFWMVNKETKGACCSGGILADDQGLGKTVSTIALILKERSPSFKAPVANTMKQCQMEMCDLDKENGASDTYNGCETNMQTKGRPPAGTLIVCPTSVLRQWSEELFNKVTREANLSVLVYHGSGRIKDPLELAKYDVVITTYAIVSMEVPKQPVVDENDDQFGTPFNGFSSSKKRKLPETTSSNKSGKSKKSKKQIDNELLETISGPLAKVGWYRVVLDEAQTIKNHRTQVARACWGLRAKRRWCLSGTPIQNAIDDLYSYFRFLRHEPYATFKNFCEHLKSPIHRNPTVGYKKLQAVLKTIMLRRTKGTCIDGEPIIDLPPKTIELKRVDFSTKERDFYLRLEADSKAQFAEYAKAGTVKQNYVNILLMLLRLRQACDHPLLVKGFGSSTQTTSSINMAMNFPLEKNIFLLNRLEGSLAICGICSDPPEDAVVTVCGHVFCNQCICEHMIGDDTQCPYKSCKTRVTSSHIFSITTLRNAISDNTKQENNHTFNCSDSELAKVSGSCSSSYPEGSSKIKATMELLAGLSKPHVPASTLSFLEPNEGCSDLLHDCDSVGENGTPDIKHVPHSSVKVAGEKAIVFSQWTRMLDLLEDYLKSSSIQYRRLDGTMPISARDKAVKEFKSRPEVTVMIMSLKAASLGLNMVAACHVILLDLWWNPTTEDQAIDRAHRIGQTRPVSVYRLTVKDTVEDRILALQEKKREMVASAFGEDETGGRQTRLTVEDLKYLFQG, from the exons ATGTTGGAGGCGAACGCTGAGGAGGGATCATCGGGGATTGTGGATGTGATGTTTAGCGCGGACGATGAAAGCGACGATGTTTACATCGATTTTGATTCTTTCTGGGAACTCATGGGCGCGCCCGCTTCGCCTTCGCAG GGTAATATATTGGAAGACCTATCTTTTATTGATGTCCCACAAG cTGAGATACCAGGATCTAGTGTACTATCACCCTCACACAACTCTGAAGCCTCAGATTCTAGGACTGGAAGTTCAGATGGCATCTCAGGATCTGCAGGAGCTTCTTCTGCTATTGTGGGTGCTGGAATGCGAGAACCTTCTCTGCAGTTCAGTAAAGCTGAGAGCTGCTCTATAACTGCCACTGACGGAATATCGGTCCAAGAAAATGGCCGTTCTGATAGTTTTATAGTTGGTTGTCCCCGGACGCCATCATCATGCAACCAAAATGATGGTGGCAGACCTCCATCTGGGACGTCCAATTCTTGTGACCCATTGGGTTCGTATGGCACCCACCATGTTACTCATGATGGAGAGTCTTATGCTGATATTCACATGAACCATGATAAGGATCTGATTGGATACTCTGGGCTAGATTTTCACTATGAAA ACAGGGAGGATGTCTCAGCTATTGATGGAGATAGGATTTCTCTGGAACTTTCCCATACGGAGTCCAGTTCTTGTGAAATTAATACAGTCGACATTCCAGATTTTACTCCTGAAAATGGTGGCATGCACCTTTTCGGCTCAGATGGTCAATCCTATGATTCTCGTAGTTCTGGATTTCAATCCTTAGCTTGTGATGGAGGTAGGATGGTCAATGCTAAGgatgaaggagaaaattttAGCGATGTCTCCATAAATGCAATACCATACATGTATGTGGCTGCTTCTCAGTTTGGGGACCGTACAGCTGAATGTGGGAGTAGTAGAAGTGTTTCCTTAATTGGCCAAGTTGGATTTAGCTATTCCAGAGATATGAATGCATTGCAGGCAGAGACAAAAGATCTTTCTCCTGATTCTTTGTCATGCATCTTTAGCCAGACAGGAGGTGATACCACCAATGAAATTGTTTCTAGAGCATCtgaagttgttgacatggcctGTAGGAAATATCATGGGGATTTGAGTAAGCAGCCCGCTGTAAAAAGTATACAATGGTCTCCATCTGGTTCCTTCTCTTCGGTTTCATGTGAGAACTATATTTCATGCAGAGAGGATGAAGGCGAGGACATGCTTTTGGAGAGTGATTTCCTTCCTCAGGGTATGTTTGGTCAGACTAACAACCAAAAAATAGGTATTGTTGCTCGGGATGGTAATTCTGATCTTCTGGTGTCATGTCAACCTGGCTTATGGCCATTAGCGCCAGTTAAGGCAGAAATGAATTGTCAGAAGATGGAAATTGAGGTATCAGAGTTCAACAATCTTTATCTTCCCAACATCAATTACCAAAGGGTTCAAAGTAACACATTAGAGCCCATCAATCTTGATGATGACTCTGATCTTTGTATTCTTGAGGATATGAGTACACCAGCAGTAGCCTCAAAGCCTGTTACAATAAATGAAAAGTTCTTGGCTGCTTCACAATATTCAACATCGATAGGCCCTGTTGACCAGATGACAATGGGGCATTCAAGGCTTAGGCCAAATGATGAACGGGTTATTTTCCAAGTTGCTGTGCAG GATCTTTCTCAGCCAAAATCAGAAGCTATTCCACCTGATGGTTTGGCTGTGGCTCTACTGAAACACCAG CGCATTGCTTTATTCTGGATGGTTAACAAAGAGACGAAAGGTGCATGTTGTTCTGGTGGGATTCTTGCGGATGATCAG GGACTTGGCAAGACAGTGTCAACTATTGCATTGATATTAAAAGAGAGGTCACCTTCTTTCAAAGCACCGGTAGCTAATACTATGAAACAATGTCAAATGGAGATGTGTGATCTGGACAAGGAAAATGGAGCTTCTGATACTTACAATGGGTGCGAGACTAACATGCAAACAAAGGGTAGACCGCCTGCTGGCACCCTTATTGTATGTCCAACAAGTGTTCTCCGGCAATGGTCTGAAGAGTTGTTCAATAAAGTGACTAGGGAAGCTAATCTTTCTGTTCTAGTTTACCATGGAAGCGGCCGCATTAAGGATCCTCTTGAGCTTGCTAAATATGATGTGGTGATTACAACATATGCTATTGTTAGCATGGAGGTGCCAAAGCAGCCTGTTGTTGATGAGAATGATGATCAATTTGGCACCCCTTTTAATGGATTCTCATCTAGTAAAAAAAGGAAGTTACCTGAAACTACTTCTTCTAATAAGTCAGGTAAGAGTAAGAAGAGTAAGAAACAAATTGATAATGAATTACTTGAAACTATATCTGGCCCTCTTGCCAAGGTTGGATGGTATAGGGTTGTACTGGATGAGGCTCAAACCATCAAAAACCACAGAACTCAAGTAGCTAGGGCTTGCTGGGGACTTCGTGCTAAGCGTAGGTGGTGCTTATCCGGCACACCAATTCAGAATGCAATAGATGATCTTTATAGCTACTTTAGATTTCTCAGGCATGAACCTTATGCTACTTTTAAGAATTTCTGTGAGCATCTGAAGTCACCAATCCATAGGAATCCTACGGTTGGGTACAAAAAACTGCAAGCAGTGCTGAAGACTATCATGTTGCGCCGAACAAAAG GTACTTGTATCGATGGGGAACCAATTATTGATCTTCCACCGAAAACTATAGAATTGAAAAGGGTTGATTTCTCCACGAAGGAGCGCGATTTCTATCTCAGACTTGAGGCTGATTCAAAGGCCCAATTTGCA GAATATGCAAAAGCAGGGACAGTCAAACAGAACTATGTGAACATATTATTAATGCTTCTGCGGCTTCGACAGGCTTGTGACCACCCTCTTCTTGTTAAGGGGTTCGGTTCTAGTACACAAACGACTTCCTCCATTAACATGGCTATGAATTTTCCCCTGGAGAAAAACATCTTCCTTCTGAATCGTTTGGAAGGCTCTTTGGCAATTTGTGGGATATGCAGT GATCCACCTGAAGATGCTGTAGTAACTGTATGCGGGCATGTCTTTTGCAACCAGTGCATTTGTGAGCATATGATTGGTGATGATACCCAGTGTCCCTACAAGAGTTGCAAAACTCGCGTTACTTCCTCACACATATTTTCTATCACCACACTACGGAATGCTATATCAGATAacacaaaacaagaaaataaccACACCTTCAACTGCTCTGATTCTGAGCTTGCTAAAGTTTCTGGATCTTGTTCATCAAGCTATCCAGAAGGTTCTTCTAAAATTAAAGCTACTATGGAGCTCTTGGCGGGTTTGTCTAAGCCACATGTTCCTGCCTCCACATTGAGTTTCTTAGAGCCGAATGAAGGATGTTCAGATTTGTTGCATGATTGTGACTCAGTGGGAGAGAATGGAACTCCAGACATAAAACATGTTCCTCATAGTTCTGTTAAAGTTGCAGGGGAGAAGGCAATTGTGTTCTCCCAGTGGACAAGGATGTTGGATTTGCTTGAAGATTATTTGAAAAGTTCATCCATTCAATACCGCAGACTTGACGGAACAATGCCTATTTCTGCCAGAGACAAGGCAGTGAAAGAATTTAAAAGTCGTCCAGAG
- the LOC125213200 gene encoding helicase-like transcription factor CHR28 isoform X3, whose product MKATMFTSILILSGNSWARPLRLRRVIYWKTYLLLMSHKVGVQNSNDIFLSKAEIPGSSVLSPSHNSEASDSRTGSSDGISGSAGASSAIVGAGMREPSLQFSKAESCSITATDGISVQENGRSDSFIVGCPRTPSSCNQNDGGRPPSGTSNSCDPLGSYGTHHVTHDGESYADIHMNHDKDLIGYSGLDFHYENREDVSAIDGDRISLELSHTESSSCEINTVDIPDFTPENGGMHLFGSDGQSYDSRSSGFQSLACDGGRMVNAKDEGENFSDVSINAIPYMYVAASQFGDRTAECGSSRSVSLIGQVGFSYSRDMNALQAETKDLSPDSLSCIFSQTGGDTTNEIVSRASEVVDMACRKYHGDLSKQPAVKSIQWSPSGSFSSVSCENYISCREDEGEDMLLESDFLPQGMFGQTNNQKIGIVARDGNSDLLVSCQPGLWPLAPVKAEMNCQKMEIEVSEFNNLYLPNINYQRVQSNTLEPINLDDDSDLCILEDMSTPAVASKPVTINEKFLAASQYSTSIGPVDQMTMGHSRLRPNDERVIFQVAVQDLSQPKSEAIPPDGLAVALLKHQRIALFWMVNKETKGACCSGGILADDQGLGKTVSTIALILKERSPSFKAPVANTMKQCQMEMCDLDKENGASDTYNGCETNMQTKGRPPAGTLIVCPTSVLRQWSEELFNKVTREANLSVLVYHGSGRIKDPLELAKYDVVITTYAIVSMEVPKQPVVDENDDQFGTPFNGFSSSKKRKLPETTSSNKSGKSKKSKKQIDNELLETISGPLAKVGWYRVVLDEAQTIKNHRTQVARACWGLRAKRRWCLSGTPIQNAIDDLYSYFRFLRHEPYATFKNFCEHLKSPIHRNPTVGYKKLQAVLKTIMLRRTKGTCIDGEPIIDLPPKTIELKRVDFSTKERDFYLRLEADSKAQFAEYAKAGTVKQNYVNILLMLLRLRQACDHPLLVKGFGSSTQTTSSINMAMNFPLEKNIFLLNRLEGSLAICGICSDPPEDAVVTVCGHVFCNQCICEHMIGDDTQCPYKSCKTRVTSSHIFSITTLRNAISDNTKQENNHTFNCSDSELAKVSGSCSSSYPEGSSKIKATMELLAGLSKPHVPASTLSFLEPNEGCSDLLHDCDSVGENGTPDIKHVPHSSVKVAGEKAIVFSQWTRMLDLLEDYLKSSSIQYRRLDGTMPISARDKAVKEFKSRPEVTVMIMSLKAASLGLNMVAACHVILLDLWWNPTTEDQAIDRAHRIGQTRPVSVYRLTVKDTVEDRILALQEKKREMVASAFGEDETGGRQTRLTVEDLKYLFQG is encoded by the exons ATGAAAGCGACGATGTTTACATCGATTTTGATTCTTTCTGGGAACTCATGGGCGCGCCCGCTTCGCCTTCGCAG GGTAATATATTGGAAGACCTATCTTTTATTGATGTCCCACAAGGTTG GAGTTCAGAATTCAAACgatatatttttgtcaaaagcTGAGATACCAGGATCTAGTGTACTATCACCCTCACACAACTCTGAAGCCTCAGATTCTAGGACTGGAAGTTCAGATGGCATCTCAGGATCTGCAGGAGCTTCTTCTGCTATTGTGGGTGCTGGAATGCGAGAACCTTCTCTGCAGTTCAGTAAAGCTGAGAGCTGCTCTATAACTGCCACTGACGGAATATCGGTCCAAGAAAATGGCCGTTCTGATAGTTTTATAGTTGGTTGTCCCCGGACGCCATCATCATGCAACCAAAATGATGGTGGCAGACCTCCATCTGGGACGTCCAATTCTTGTGACCCATTGGGTTCGTATGGCACCCACCATGTTACTCATGATGGAGAGTCTTATGCTGATATTCACATGAACCATGATAAGGATCTGATTGGATACTCTGGGCTAGATTTTCACTATGAAA ACAGGGAGGATGTCTCAGCTATTGATGGAGATAGGATTTCTCTGGAACTTTCCCATACGGAGTCCAGTTCTTGTGAAATTAATACAGTCGACATTCCAGATTTTACTCCTGAAAATGGTGGCATGCACCTTTTCGGCTCAGATGGTCAATCCTATGATTCTCGTAGTTCTGGATTTCAATCCTTAGCTTGTGATGGAGGTAGGATGGTCAATGCTAAGgatgaaggagaaaattttAGCGATGTCTCCATAAATGCAATACCATACATGTATGTGGCTGCTTCTCAGTTTGGGGACCGTACAGCTGAATGTGGGAGTAGTAGAAGTGTTTCCTTAATTGGCCAAGTTGGATTTAGCTATTCCAGAGATATGAATGCATTGCAGGCAGAGACAAAAGATCTTTCTCCTGATTCTTTGTCATGCATCTTTAGCCAGACAGGAGGTGATACCACCAATGAAATTGTTTCTAGAGCATCtgaagttgttgacatggcctGTAGGAAATATCATGGGGATTTGAGTAAGCAGCCCGCTGTAAAAAGTATACAATGGTCTCCATCTGGTTCCTTCTCTTCGGTTTCATGTGAGAACTATATTTCATGCAGAGAGGATGAAGGCGAGGACATGCTTTTGGAGAGTGATTTCCTTCCTCAGGGTATGTTTGGTCAGACTAACAACCAAAAAATAGGTATTGTTGCTCGGGATGGTAATTCTGATCTTCTGGTGTCATGTCAACCTGGCTTATGGCCATTAGCGCCAGTTAAGGCAGAAATGAATTGTCAGAAGATGGAAATTGAGGTATCAGAGTTCAACAATCTTTATCTTCCCAACATCAATTACCAAAGGGTTCAAAGTAACACATTAGAGCCCATCAATCTTGATGATGACTCTGATCTTTGTATTCTTGAGGATATGAGTACACCAGCAGTAGCCTCAAAGCCTGTTACAATAAATGAAAAGTTCTTGGCTGCTTCACAATATTCAACATCGATAGGCCCTGTTGACCAGATGACAATGGGGCATTCAAGGCTTAGGCCAAATGATGAACGGGTTATTTTCCAAGTTGCTGTGCAG GATCTTTCTCAGCCAAAATCAGAAGCTATTCCACCTGATGGTTTGGCTGTGGCTCTACTGAAACACCAG CGCATTGCTTTATTCTGGATGGTTAACAAAGAGACGAAAGGTGCATGTTGTTCTGGTGGGATTCTTGCGGATGATCAG GGACTTGGCAAGACAGTGTCAACTATTGCATTGATATTAAAAGAGAGGTCACCTTCTTTCAAAGCACCGGTAGCTAATACTATGAAACAATGTCAAATGGAGATGTGTGATCTGGACAAGGAAAATGGAGCTTCTGATACTTACAATGGGTGCGAGACTAACATGCAAACAAAGGGTAGACCGCCTGCTGGCACCCTTATTGTATGTCCAACAAGTGTTCTCCGGCAATGGTCTGAAGAGTTGTTCAATAAAGTGACTAGGGAAGCTAATCTTTCTGTTCTAGTTTACCATGGAAGCGGCCGCATTAAGGATCCTCTTGAGCTTGCTAAATATGATGTGGTGATTACAACATATGCTATTGTTAGCATGGAGGTGCCAAAGCAGCCTGTTGTTGATGAGAATGATGATCAATTTGGCACCCCTTTTAATGGATTCTCATCTAGTAAAAAAAGGAAGTTACCTGAAACTACTTCTTCTAATAAGTCAGGTAAGAGTAAGAAGAGTAAGAAACAAATTGATAATGAATTACTTGAAACTATATCTGGCCCTCTTGCCAAGGTTGGATGGTATAGGGTTGTACTGGATGAGGCTCAAACCATCAAAAACCACAGAACTCAAGTAGCTAGGGCTTGCTGGGGACTTCGTGCTAAGCGTAGGTGGTGCTTATCCGGCACACCAATTCAGAATGCAATAGATGATCTTTATAGCTACTTTAGATTTCTCAGGCATGAACCTTATGCTACTTTTAAGAATTTCTGTGAGCATCTGAAGTCACCAATCCATAGGAATCCTACGGTTGGGTACAAAAAACTGCAAGCAGTGCTGAAGACTATCATGTTGCGCCGAACAAAAG GTACTTGTATCGATGGGGAACCAATTATTGATCTTCCACCGAAAACTATAGAATTGAAAAGGGTTGATTTCTCCACGAAGGAGCGCGATTTCTATCTCAGACTTGAGGCTGATTCAAAGGCCCAATTTGCA GAATATGCAAAAGCAGGGACAGTCAAACAGAACTATGTGAACATATTATTAATGCTTCTGCGGCTTCGACAGGCTTGTGACCACCCTCTTCTTGTTAAGGGGTTCGGTTCTAGTACACAAACGACTTCCTCCATTAACATGGCTATGAATTTTCCCCTGGAGAAAAACATCTTCCTTCTGAATCGTTTGGAAGGCTCTTTGGCAATTTGTGGGATATGCAGT GATCCACCTGAAGATGCTGTAGTAACTGTATGCGGGCATGTCTTTTGCAACCAGTGCATTTGTGAGCATATGATTGGTGATGATACCCAGTGTCCCTACAAGAGTTGCAAAACTCGCGTTACTTCCTCACACATATTTTCTATCACCACACTACGGAATGCTATATCAGATAacacaaaacaagaaaataaccACACCTTCAACTGCTCTGATTCTGAGCTTGCTAAAGTTTCTGGATCTTGTTCATCAAGCTATCCAGAAGGTTCTTCTAAAATTAAAGCTACTATGGAGCTCTTGGCGGGTTTGTCTAAGCCACATGTTCCTGCCTCCACATTGAGTTTCTTAGAGCCGAATGAAGGATGTTCAGATTTGTTGCATGATTGTGACTCAGTGGGAGAGAATGGAACTCCAGACATAAAACATGTTCCTCATAGTTCTGTTAAAGTTGCAGGGGAGAAGGCAATTGTGTTCTCCCAGTGGACAAGGATGTTGGATTTGCTTGAAGATTATTTGAAAAGTTCATCCATTCAATACCGCAGACTTGACGGAACAATGCCTATTTCTGCCAGAGACAAGGCAGTGAAAGAATTTAAAAGTCGTCCAGAG
- the LOC125213200 gene encoding helicase-like transcription factor CHR28 isoform X6, with amino-acid sequence MKATMFTSILILSGNSWARPLRLRRVIYWKTYLLLMSHKVASDSRTGSSDGISGSAGASSAIVGAGMREPSLQFSKAESCSITATDGISVQENGRSDSFIVGCPRTPSSCNQNDGGRPPSGTSNSCDPLGSYGTHHVTHDGESYADIHMNHDKDLIGYSGLDFHYENREDVSAIDGDRISLELSHTESSSCEINTVDIPDFTPENGGMHLFGSDGQSYDSRSSGFQSLACDGGRMVNAKDEGENFSDVSINAIPYMYVAASQFGDRTAECGSSRSVSLIGQVGFSYSRDMNALQAETKDLSPDSLSCIFSQTGGDTTNEIVSRASEVVDMACRKYHGDLSKQPAVKSIQWSPSGSFSSVSCENYISCREDEGEDMLLESDFLPQGMFGQTNNQKIGIVARDGNSDLLVSCQPGLWPLAPVKAEMNCQKMEIEVSEFNNLYLPNINYQRVQSNTLEPINLDDDSDLCILEDMSTPAVASKPVTINEKFLAASQYSTSIGPVDQMTMGHSRLRPNDERVIFQVAVQDLSQPKSEAIPPDGLAVALLKHQRIALFWMVNKETKGACCSGGILADDQGLGKTVSTIALILKERSPSFKAPVANTMKQCQMEMCDLDKENGASDTYNGCETNMQTKGRPPAGTLIVCPTSVLRQWSEELFNKVTREANLSVLVYHGSGRIKDPLELAKYDVVITTYAIVSMEVPKQPVVDENDDQFGTPFNGFSSSKKRKLPETTSSNKSGKSKKSKKQIDNELLETISGPLAKVGWYRVVLDEAQTIKNHRTQVARACWGLRAKRRWCLSGTPIQNAIDDLYSYFRFLRHEPYATFKNFCEHLKSPIHRNPTVGYKKLQAVLKTIMLRRTKGTCIDGEPIIDLPPKTIELKRVDFSTKERDFYLRLEADSKAQFAEYAKAGTVKQNYVNILLMLLRLRQACDHPLLVKGFGSSTQTTSSINMAMNFPLEKNIFLLNRLEGSLAICGICSDPPEDAVVTVCGHVFCNQCICEHMIGDDTQCPYKSCKTRVTSSHIFSITTLRNAISDNTKQENNHTFNCSDSELAKVSGSCSSSYPEGSSKIKATMELLAGLSKPHVPASTLSFLEPNEGCSDLLHDCDSVGENGTPDIKHVPHSSVKVAGEKAIVFSQWTRMLDLLEDYLKSSSIQYRRLDGTMPISARDKAVKEFKSRPEVTVMIMSLKAASLGLNMVAACHVILLDLWWNPTTEDQAIDRAHRIGQTRPVSVYRLTVKDTVEDRILALQEKKREMVASAFGEDETGGRQTRLTVEDLKYLFQG; translated from the exons ATGAAAGCGACGATGTTTACATCGATTTTGATTCTTTCTGGGAACTCATGGGCGCGCCCGCTTCGCCTTCGCAG GGTAATATATTGGAAGACCTATCTTTTATTGATGTCCCACAAGGTTG CCTCAGATTCTAGGACTGGAAGTTCAGATGGCATCTCAGGATCTGCAGGAGCTTCTTCTGCTATTGTGGGTGCTGGAATGCGAGAACCTTCTCTGCAGTTCAGTAAAGCTGAGAGCTGCTCTATAACTGCCACTGACGGAATATCGGTCCAAGAAAATGGCCGTTCTGATAGTTTTATAGTTGGTTGTCCCCGGACGCCATCATCATGCAACCAAAATGATGGTGGCAGACCTCCATCTGGGACGTCCAATTCTTGTGACCCATTGGGTTCGTATGGCACCCACCATGTTACTCATGATGGAGAGTCTTATGCTGATATTCACATGAACCATGATAAGGATCTGATTGGATACTCTGGGCTAGATTTTCACTATGAAA ACAGGGAGGATGTCTCAGCTATTGATGGAGATAGGATTTCTCTGGAACTTTCCCATACGGAGTCCAGTTCTTGTGAAATTAATACAGTCGACATTCCAGATTTTACTCCTGAAAATGGTGGCATGCACCTTTTCGGCTCAGATGGTCAATCCTATGATTCTCGTAGTTCTGGATTTCAATCCTTAGCTTGTGATGGAGGTAGGATGGTCAATGCTAAGgatgaaggagaaaattttAGCGATGTCTCCATAAATGCAATACCATACATGTATGTGGCTGCTTCTCAGTTTGGGGACCGTACAGCTGAATGTGGGAGTAGTAGAAGTGTTTCCTTAATTGGCCAAGTTGGATTTAGCTATTCCAGAGATATGAATGCATTGCAGGCAGAGACAAAAGATCTTTCTCCTGATTCTTTGTCATGCATCTTTAGCCAGACAGGAGGTGATACCACCAATGAAATTGTTTCTAGAGCATCtgaagttgttgacatggcctGTAGGAAATATCATGGGGATTTGAGTAAGCAGCCCGCTGTAAAAAGTATACAATGGTCTCCATCTGGTTCCTTCTCTTCGGTTTCATGTGAGAACTATATTTCATGCAGAGAGGATGAAGGCGAGGACATGCTTTTGGAGAGTGATTTCCTTCCTCAGGGTATGTTTGGTCAGACTAACAACCAAAAAATAGGTATTGTTGCTCGGGATGGTAATTCTGATCTTCTGGTGTCATGTCAACCTGGCTTATGGCCATTAGCGCCAGTTAAGGCAGAAATGAATTGTCAGAAGATGGAAATTGAGGTATCAGAGTTCAACAATCTTTATCTTCCCAACATCAATTACCAAAGGGTTCAAAGTAACACATTAGAGCCCATCAATCTTGATGATGACTCTGATCTTTGTATTCTTGAGGATATGAGTACACCAGCAGTAGCCTCAAAGCCTGTTACAATAAATGAAAAGTTCTTGGCTGCTTCACAATATTCAACATCGATAGGCCCTGTTGACCAGATGACAATGGGGCATTCAAGGCTTAGGCCAAATGATGAACGGGTTATTTTCCAAGTTGCTGTGCAG GATCTTTCTCAGCCAAAATCAGAAGCTATTCCACCTGATGGTTTGGCTGTGGCTCTACTGAAACACCAG CGCATTGCTTTATTCTGGATGGTTAACAAAGAGACGAAAGGTGCATGTTGTTCTGGTGGGATTCTTGCGGATGATCAG GGACTTGGCAAGACAGTGTCAACTATTGCATTGATATTAAAAGAGAGGTCACCTTCTTTCAAAGCACCGGTAGCTAATACTATGAAACAATGTCAAATGGAGATGTGTGATCTGGACAAGGAAAATGGAGCTTCTGATACTTACAATGGGTGCGAGACTAACATGCAAACAAAGGGTAGACCGCCTGCTGGCACCCTTATTGTATGTCCAACAAGTGTTCTCCGGCAATGGTCTGAAGAGTTGTTCAATAAAGTGACTAGGGAAGCTAATCTTTCTGTTCTAGTTTACCATGGAAGCGGCCGCATTAAGGATCCTCTTGAGCTTGCTAAATATGATGTGGTGATTACAACATATGCTATTGTTAGCATGGAGGTGCCAAAGCAGCCTGTTGTTGATGAGAATGATGATCAATTTGGCACCCCTTTTAATGGATTCTCATCTAGTAAAAAAAGGAAGTTACCTGAAACTACTTCTTCTAATAAGTCAGGTAAGAGTAAGAAGAGTAAGAAACAAATTGATAATGAATTACTTGAAACTATATCTGGCCCTCTTGCCAAGGTTGGATGGTATAGGGTTGTACTGGATGAGGCTCAAACCATCAAAAACCACAGAACTCAAGTAGCTAGGGCTTGCTGGGGACTTCGTGCTAAGCGTAGGTGGTGCTTATCCGGCACACCAATTCAGAATGCAATAGATGATCTTTATAGCTACTTTAGATTTCTCAGGCATGAACCTTATGCTACTTTTAAGAATTTCTGTGAGCATCTGAAGTCACCAATCCATAGGAATCCTACGGTTGGGTACAAAAAACTGCAAGCAGTGCTGAAGACTATCATGTTGCGCCGAACAAAAG GTACTTGTATCGATGGGGAACCAATTATTGATCTTCCACCGAAAACTATAGAATTGAAAAGGGTTGATTTCTCCACGAAGGAGCGCGATTTCTATCTCAGACTTGAGGCTGATTCAAAGGCCCAATTTGCA GAATATGCAAAAGCAGGGACAGTCAAACAGAACTATGTGAACATATTATTAATGCTTCTGCGGCTTCGACAGGCTTGTGACCACCCTCTTCTTGTTAAGGGGTTCGGTTCTAGTACACAAACGACTTCCTCCATTAACATGGCTATGAATTTTCCCCTGGAGAAAAACATCTTCCTTCTGAATCGTTTGGAAGGCTCTTTGGCAATTTGTGGGATATGCAGT GATCCACCTGAAGATGCTGTAGTAACTGTATGCGGGCATGTCTTTTGCAACCAGTGCATTTGTGAGCATATGATTGGTGATGATACCCAGTGTCCCTACAAGAGTTGCAAAACTCGCGTTACTTCCTCACACATATTTTCTATCACCACACTACGGAATGCTATATCAGATAacacaaaacaagaaaataaccACACCTTCAACTGCTCTGATTCTGAGCTTGCTAAAGTTTCTGGATCTTGTTCATCAAGCTATCCAGAAGGTTCTTCTAAAATTAAAGCTACTATGGAGCTCTTGGCGGGTTTGTCTAAGCCACATGTTCCTGCCTCCACATTGAGTTTCTTAGAGCCGAATGAAGGATGTTCAGATTTGTTGCATGATTGTGACTCAGTGGGAGAGAATGGAACTCCAGACATAAAACATGTTCCTCATAGTTCTGTTAAAGTTGCAGGGGAGAAGGCAATTGTGTTCTCCCAGTGGACAAGGATGTTGGATTTGCTTGAAGATTATTTGAAAAGTTCATCCATTCAATACCGCAGACTTGACGGAACAATGCCTATTTCTGCCAGAGACAAGGCAGTGAAAGAATTTAAAAGTCGTCCAGAG